A DNA window from bacterium contains the following coding sequences:
- the mtaB gene encoding tRNA (N(6)-L-threonylcarbamoyladenosine(37)-C(2))-methylthiotransferase MtaB, which translates to MRIKVKAFGCKLTQCEAGTIERALVSVGHELPLSSPYDAVIVCGCTVTNRADYKVRQYLRRVRKDWGVRRLFLAGCSAVKMDESAAKKLEIEALFPSNEPKAIIDYLADNDLQDNKLKPSSESITTFDGRTRGFVKIQDGCNQFCSYCIVPYVRGRERSVSPDEVIKRVNELDLAEVKEAVLTGVHDGRYKYEGVDLAALCRKILAETNIFRLRLSSIEPTEITNSLIDLLADSDRLAPHLHVPLQAGSNAVLEKMRRPYNREFYAEVVYKLHEKVKNIGIGADVIVGFPGETESDFEDTYNLIESLPISYLHVFRYSPRKGTDAEKMPNQVQEEVKRLRMERLIELKEMKKQKFAESQIGIEQTVIVEKISEANICQGWTGNYIKANFISPLVSKNNIVILQPNSYESDIIHCEVKNII; encoded by the coding sequence ATGAGAATCAAAGTTAAAGCATTCGGTTGTAAATTGACTCAGTGCGAGGCAGGGACGATAGAACGAGCTTTAGTTTCTGTTGGACATGAGTTGCCATTATCGTCCCCTTACGATGCGGTAATAGTATGCGGTTGCACAGTAACTAACCGCGCGGATTATAAGGTTAGACAGTATCTGCGTCGTGTGCGCAAGGACTGGGGTGTGAGAAGGCTTTTTCTTGCTGGCTGTAGCGCAGTAAAAATGGATGAAAGTGCTGCAAAAAAACTCGAGATTGAAGCTTTATTCCCCTCAAATGAACCTAAAGCAATTATCGACTATTTAGCAGATAATGATTTGCAGGATAACAAGTTAAAGCCATCGAGCGAGAGTATAACAACATTCGATGGCAGAACGCGCGGTTTTGTTAAGATACAGGATGGATGCAACCAGTTTTGTTCTTACTGCATCGTGCCATACGTCCGAGGGCGCGAGAGAAGCGTATCCCCAGATGAGGTAATTAAAAGAGTTAATGAGCTCGATTTAGCCGAGGTTAAAGAAGCTGTTCTTACTGGCGTGCATGATGGTAGATATAAATATGAAGGTGTCGATCTTGCGGCATTATGCCGAAAGATATTGGCCGAGACGAATATTTTCCGCTTGAGACTCAGTAGCATAGAGCCGACTGAAATAACAAATAGCCTAATAGACCTTCTTGCCGACTCGGATAGGCTTGCACCGCATCTTCATGTGCCACTGCAAGCGGGGAGCAATGCTGTTCTCGAGAAAATGAGGAGGCCTTATAATAGAGAGTTTTATGCTGAGGTCGTCTATAAGTTGCACGAAAAGGTCAAAAATATTGGTATCGGTGCGGATGTTATTGTCGGTTTTCCCGGCGAAACCGAGTCCGATTTCGAGGATACATATAATCTCATCGAATCGCTTCCTATAAGCTATCTACATGTGTTTAGATATTCACCTAGGAAGGGCACAGATGCTGAAAAGATGCCAAATCAGGTGCAGGAAGAGGTTAAACGCCTGAGAATGGAAAGGCTTATCGAGCTTAAGGAAATGAAAAAACAAAAATTTGCGGAGAGTCAGATAGGAATTGAGCAGACAGTGATTGTTGAGAAGATATCAGAGGCTAATATCTGTCAGGGATGGACGGGAAACTACATTAAAGCAAATTTTATAAGTCCTTTGGTATCAAAGAATAATATAGTTATACTTCAACCTAATTCTTATGAAAGTGATATAATACATTGCGAAGTAAAAAATATAATATAA
- a CDS encoding UDP-2,3-diacylglucosamine diphosphatase yields the protein MSSSEKPTYFFSDVHLGAGDQKREKIKLEKMATLLELIIANNGRCFILGDLFDFWFEFYGGIPSGNNEALDILRSATQRGLEITIVGGNHDYWLGNRFISITGCTVLKRPYTGNIKGIRIYAGHGDGLAPSDWGYRNILKPILRFPINIFLFKLFPKKFGECLARFVSNGSKIYTKKRNLKFEAEYIEASEALADNGFDCIIVGHTHEPARKVSLDNSLYINLGDFFEQFTYAVLESGNFEIHKI from the coding sequence ATGAGTTCAAGCGAAAAACCTACATACTTCTTTTCCGACGTGCATTTGGGTGCAGGTGACCAGAAACGTGAAAAAATTAAACTCGAGAAGATGGCAACTCTTCTTGAACTTATAATAGCTAATAACGGAAGATGTTTTATCCTAGGCGACCTATTCGATTTCTGGTTCGAATTTTACGGCGGTATCCCAAGTGGAAATAACGAGGCGTTGGATATTCTAAGAAGCGCAACTCAACGAGGTCTAGAAATAACCATAGTTGGCGGAAACCACGATTATTGGCTGGGAAATCGATTTATCTCGATTACAGGTTGCACAGTCCTAAAAAGACCTTATACCGGAAATATTAAAGGAATTAGGATTTACGCTGGGCATGGTGATGGTCTCGCGCCTTCTGACTGGGGATATAGAAATATTCTTAAACCTATACTGCGCTTTCCAATTAATATATTCCTCTTTAAACTTTTTCCGAAGAAATTTGGCGAATGCCTTGCGCGTTTCGTCTCGAATGGAAGCAAAATTTATACAAAAAAACGTAATCTCAAATTCGAGGCCGAATATATCGAAGCCTCAGAAGCGTTAGCAGATAATGGTTTCGATTGTATAATAGTAGGCCACACGCACGAACCAGCACGGAAAGTCTCGCTCGATAACTCATTATATATCAATCTTGGGGACTTTTTCGAACAGTTTACTTACGCTGTTCTCGAATCGGGAAATTTCGAAATCCATAAAATATGA
- a CDS encoding glycosyltransferase family 4 protein — MSDRINILFTTSEGTLTGATHSLLYLAEGLADKGHFVYLACPQNSLLYVRLNHPNVKKMAVEFRNKFDIASIRTVRDIILQNSIDLINAQQSADRYISIFAKKLYKLPVRVIHTRRQKPLSSGGAIQRRFYVRNTSKIIAVSHNLKKTLVGLGYPANHIEVILNGMHPSFFERADISKTKLLREKFNIEKGERVIGCISRLKNQEQLIRAAALLPDDITLMFVGIEPGFFDVLTRQLDISNRIIYAGIVPREEVVDYYRLFDLFVLPSTMDGFGLVLVEAMGLGVPVIGTRSQGIVDVIDNEKNGLWFKDGDIHELADKIMLVLEDSKERKRITLNGMVAAREIFTIERTIDNYETFFKKLIANRV, encoded by the coding sequence ATGAGCGATAGAATTAATATACTTTTTACTACTTCAGAAGGCACTCTTACAGGCGCTACTCATTCATTGCTTTATCTCGCAGAGGGGCTCGCGGATAAAGGGCATTTCGTTTATTTGGCTTGCCCTCAGAACTCGCTGTTATATGTACGTTTGAATCACCCAAATGTCAAAAAAATGGCAGTAGAATTCAGGAATAAATTCGATATTGCCTCCATTAGGACTGTGCGCGATATTATCCTGCAAAACTCTATCGATCTAATTAACGCTCAACAAAGCGCAGATCGATATATTTCAATCTTTGCAAAAAAGTTGTATAAACTTCCGGTGCGCGTCATTCATACGCGAAGACAAAAACCATTAAGCTCTGGTGGCGCAATTCAAAGACGGTTTTATGTCCGCAATACCTCGAAGATTATAGCCGTAAGCCATAATCTAAAAAAAACACTAGTTGGCCTGGGTTATCCTGCTAATCACATCGAAGTTATTCTCAATGGTATGCATCCGAGTTTCTTTGAGCGTGCAGATATCAGTAAAACGAAGCTATTAAGAGAAAAATTTAACATAGAAAAAGGGGAGAGGGTAATCGGTTGCATTTCGAGGCTGAAAAATCAAGAACAGTTAATCCGAGCAGCGGCACTTTTACCAGATGATATTACTCTGATGTTTGTCGGTATAGAACCAGGTTTTTTCGATGTTTTGACAAGACAATTGGATATTTCGAACAGAATTATTTATGCTGGTATTGTGCCTAGAGAGGAAGTTGTTGATTATTACAGACTTTTTGACCTTTTTGTTCTGCCATCGACAATGGATGGTTTCGGATTAGTGCTTGTGGAGGCTATGGGGCTGGGCGTTCCGGTCATCGGCACGCGTTCGCAAGGAATAGTTGATGTTATCGATAACGAGAAAAACGGTCTATGGTTCAAGGATGGTGACATTCATGAACTTGCTGATAAAATAATGCTTGTTCTCGAAGATTCAAAAGAGCGCAAACGCATTACGCTTAACGGCATGGTCGCCGCGCGCGAGATTTTTACAATAGAGCGCACTATCGATAATTACGAGACTTTCTTTAAAAAACTAATTGCGAATCGAGTATAG